The Hippoglossus hippoglossus isolate fHipHip1 chromosome 16, fHipHip1.pri, whole genome shotgun sequence genomic sequence gtaggatgaagaaaagaaaagtccGGTCATGAAGATTCGGTTGATTTCTTtacctcccttctctctccctctctctcgtccGCGTAAAAAGTGTTGTGGCACCGTCGGCTGCTGCAATAATgcgtctctcctcctgcctccctccacTTGGACTCGTAACGACAGTGCGgtgcaccccccctcccctcctcctcctccccacctcccctccccctctctcccctctcacaCTTTGCAGTACTGCAGCTCcctgtgtgtggggtggggtgggggggacgaCACTGCGGTACAGTGGATGCCGACAGAGTGTTGACTCGACCGTTTCCTCCCGGGCCTGGGATTCTCCaagtcctcctcttcatccacctCCTCATGGGCCACATTTGCCCTTTTTGCATTCGCTCTACTTTGATTCCTGAAACCTGCAGTTTCCATTTTGATCATCAACTCTCTGCACAAGAGACACGGAGGCTAATTGAGCAGGGAAACGCATCCCAGATTTGAATGTCACTGCTTTGGGCCGCACGCGGATTTGTTCCATTTAAGGAAAATCGGAATGCcagtttgaaaatgtataaGTATTTTAGacgaaacacaaacatttaaaagccacaaaaatatttaaataagtacgttttgttttatttccccatgTTATTTAATCATCTGCCAACGACTTATCATTTGATCATGCGGAGGTCCTGAGCCCTGACTGTCAGTTACTACTCTGATAATAATTGTTTAACTTTCTTCTCACTGCTCATGCCACTATGTCCCTGTGCACAAAGCAAAGTCTGAAGAAGTGGTTGTCATCTACAGTCGCGTTGAAAGATGACCGGAGGCAGTTTCCACGTTGTATTAATGTCAATACTTTCTGAAGATCGTGTttaacaatcacacacacttagaTTGTGTGTTCACACTCTTCTAGCAGTGGAAGAATCTCAAGCATCAACATTTCTACtgattttatataaaaactagaattaccgccctGTTGTCGTCTCCAGCAACCAGAGCAGTTTCCGTCTATATGCATTTTTTCCCAGACTCTTAAGAGGTcaacgtgacctttgaccccgaaatttaatcagttcatctttgagtccaagttacaactggtcaaaattttaAGAAAATCCCTAAggacagacttgagatatcatgagacaaaacatttttgtgacaTCACCTGGACCACCCAAATCTCATCAGTTCATCCACGAGTTCAAGTGAACATTTCGGCCAAATTTGAActaattccctcaaggcattcttgagatatcatgttcccAACGGAATGTAGAATATTCATCTTActcctggctgttcacacagttTTAGTGGTATAATAAAGTGCCACTGACTTTGGATAAAACTCAAGCATCAAcagtaaataaatcaacaaaaatcaTTCAGTCTTGAATGGATCCTGAGGGAGTTGACGTCGGCTGGAATGAACAAAACAAGGCTTCTTCTCCAATCcatttttataatgtattttcagGCTTGTATATcatgtattttgtgtttgaaaaaaaaaaaatcacaattaaTCATTATTGTTAACAGGgacaaacacaatcaataaACGATTGAAAAAAGTTCACGTATCGTAGAAACATGGAAATATTCGGTACAGTGAGAACATGACTCAAACAGTCCTTATTGGCTGGTCTGCTGACGTTAACGATGTTTGCCGAAGCGGTTGAAGTGTTTGTAGAGGAATCGGATCCTCTTCTCCAGGTTGTGTCTTTCCAGCGTCATCATTCGGTTTCCCACCATCTTCTTCTTACGAATTAGACGCTGCAGTTCATTACCTTTGAAAGCCTTCAACCAGCAGGGGGCCAAAATAAGGTCTTTGGGATGAGCTTTAAAATCTCCTGCAGGCACAAAAGGAGATTTTCAGTTTCTGCACCGCATACAGGAAGCAAGCAGAAGCTGGGAAAGTGGGAAAGTGGCACAGTTGTAGAGAACTCAAAACTCAGCATGGCACAATCTGAGCCAGGTGGTTTAAAATGCCCATGCATTTATCTGCCCATACTCAAGTTTACACAATTTAACTGTCTCCTATGGAATTAAAAATATTCTAAAGTTGATAATACAGTAAACCTGTATGCATAATCTACTCAACTAATTTATCTGGGAAAAATACATCTAATAACTCAAAACATGACCTAACAAGAGACTTTGGTTTGATTCCAATAAATAACCatttgaaaaacatatttgGATCCattatacatttaatacattttgaatatgtCTGAGACGGTCTgctaaaggaaataaaaagccGGTTCAGGGTACTTGCCTAATATGCCGATGTTGTCATAAACTCCAAACATGCTCCTCTTCTCAGTCCACCTGTCCACCCTCTTCGGCTGAGGGATGGCATGCATCCTGATCTGGCAGCATGTACCTGACGACAACATAATGTTTAAATgtctaaattaaattaaacatgtctAAGATCAGTGGATGCACAGATATATGGCCTCGCATCAAATTTATCAGGAGGATAAGTAATTTGAGACACAAATCAAAACACCAAATTCCCGTTTCTCAAATGTAAGAATTCCCATCTATATCTGATTTGTATCATTGTTAatatctaccccccccccccccaaaaaggaaacaacatgaaaaaaatcaacTGATACAAAAGATTATTAAAGACCTAAAGTTATGCATCAAATTGTATATGTTCACAAGTTCCGTCTGATTGTACCCAATTTAATCAAATAGGTCATGGACTTAAAAACAATTGTGAGGCACTAACACCGTTGCTATCTATTTGAATTTTCTGCTACTTTAAACTTTACTTCCCAACATTTCAGACGGAATATATTGTACTTTTCACTCCACTTAATATATTTGACGATTCCACATACTAGTTACTtataagattttattttaacattaagATTTTACCCTAAAACATAAGTTCATGAACACACATAAGTAAAGCGTAAATCAGTTTAACCTGTTCCACTGAGGACTGATTATCCCCACAGACCATAATCtaggtaaaagtttgaaatataataaagacATATTGCCCAGCCTCTTTACGAACCAGTAGCCTGAGCTGCCTGAATAGAAATAGAATAGccagctcctgctccagctgttAAGAGTGATGCTCACACTTTGTAGcatcacttttaaaaaaaggactACAGCgattactttgtttttgtacttttacttaaatccACAACTTCTGCTTGTAGTGATGTCTTTTTGAAAACGAGGTACTGGGACTTTCACtgacacaatgtgtgtgtgtgtgcttcttctGCCACTGAGCAGAAGCAGGGTGTaagcaggaggaggtgaagcagcagcacagacattAGAAACATGGTTCATGTTGGTGTGATCACAGACAGTGTCGGTGCTCACCTGTGGAAAAGCCCCTGGCCGTTTGCAGCAGGCTCCCAGCAGAATGACAGAAGGTCGCTCCAGCTCTCAGCAAAGCTCCCAGCACAGACATGTCCCACGTGTTCTACGCAAACATATGGAGAgataacatgtaaacaaacatgtaaacaaacaaacaaacaaacaaacaaaccagctaTTTGATCACTGGTGTTTCCAAAGTGTCAGCTGctcgctctctcctccacatTGACCCTTAGCTTTAGCATTAGCTCGCACATGAAATGTCAGTTTCGTGAACACACCTGTTCCCCCGCTGATCACGGGCTTCTCTCCGGTTGAGTCGCTTCGTTACTTCTATCACTGGAGAATGAATTAAAGCTTCACGCGGATATTTAACCCTTTGAAATACATGTTATTGAAGCTTCATCATGCAGCTGCTGGTCGCCTCCATCTTACTCTgtgtcccacaatgcaccgcGCCGCTACCGTAGTGTCCGCAGAGCAGCGCAAGTATAAAATGCGTTCTTGCTCCATTTTCACCGGTAGAGGGCGGTAAGCGCTGCCGGAGCGTCAAACCCATTCAATCTACGCTgctcagtttattaggtacacctacATAACACTGTTTTAACAACATAGGACAAGATGCTGCTCCAACTGACCAAACTAAAGTTTATGGTCATTTTAAAGGCTGCAGTTTATGTCGCTCAGGTGAagggtttctgttattttgccTCCTACATGTTAATGAATGGGACATGCACCAGACTAAACAGCCAAatctttctcaaagatggttttatCGTCATTTTAGGTGGTTATCATCACACTGATAAATGTCCAAGTGTCATtttcccagtaagtttggtCATAATcagttatttaatgctataaaaatgaggtgaaacaatataattgacagctgagactgactcacgattggtcgagcgcatgtTTAAGCAGGACCTCACTGCTATGGCTCCATACTACATTTATTAAAGTACAgtacaaaatacatttctgagATACTTGCACcttacttgagtatttccatgATTTGTTACATTATACAAATCTACTTTgctacattttatatttaatgcatttatattgtactttttactctgCTACATTTATCTTACTGTGGTACTTTTcccattaacatttttaattgaaaatattaTAAGCTTATTAAGTACAAAGCAGACGTTTCACTTGTCTTACACGTCCATGGAGTGTCTCTGAGGGATTCAGTTAAATAATTGTTCAAGgccttgacacacacacacacacacacacacacacacacaaaaacatacacacacgcatagCGATACTTTCAGTCTTACTGTTGTATAGAGACGTGTGgaatatttgtcattttcaaagaaacaaGTGCAGTAAAACCgatctttgtctttatttcattcttGCTAAGACGTCAACGAGCATGTGgaaatttaaaccaaacaaaatatCATTAAACCGCAGTTTCCATTCAGCTTTAATTTAACCCACTGCACCAGTCTGTTAAGAGAAAGGCCAGTGACTTATTGTAAGTGTAGGGAGTGTTTGCACCATTCAATTGAATTgtttaatactttattttacatttgaaaatccttgtgtaaaagtaaaaaaataactagGCAACAGAAAAGAATACCGTAAAAGTAATTTAGTGTGTAGGAGAGGAAAGATAACACAGAGGTATTATTCTGAATCCATCCCTCATCTCAGGTAATAACTAGTTCTCATAGAGTATCAAGCCTAATGCATATTCTGGAAAGCaacttttcttttgtgttgtcgCACTCTTCTATCTTAATTTTTGAATCTTAGATACAAGCATACGTGGTCTTGAGGTGCAACCTGATCTCATGTCTCACCCTCAGCTCTTAATAAAACGCTGACATGAGGATTTAATAGCTTTTCGCAGAGAcgtttttttaatctgtgctctgcttcctctgccAGTAAAACTCAGTGGAACATTGCATATCATCACCTACACACAGAATAAATTACCACGAATCAATCATATCAGTTATTTAAAATCAACCACAGCAGGTCTTAATTCTATCACTTATTGAATGTTAACACTGAGATCAGAAGAGAAAAACTGACGTATCTCTTCTACTGTCTGAGATAATTCAGTGAGAACTCGGCACAGGAACAAACTACTCACTTGATGATTTTCTACAGAAGAAATTTGCCTATTTTCCAAGCTCATCTTTATCAACATAATTCTCTGGATTTATTGAAGCACTTCAGCTCAGTTGTTTCCATGTGAGGGGCCTTTTCCTTTACAGTCCCTTCACCTCATATTCAGATAC encodes the following:
- the mrpl51 gene encoding 39S ribosomal protein L51, mitochondrial; amino-acid sequence: MSVLGALLRAGATFCHSAGSLLQTARGFSTGTCCQIRMHAIPQPKRVDRWTEKRSMFGVYDNIGILGDFKAHPKDLILAPCWLKAFKGNELQRLIRKKKMVGNRMMTLERHNLEKRIRFLYKHFNRFGKHR